In Sciurus carolinensis unplaced genomic scaffold, mSciCar1.2, whole genome shotgun sequence, a single genomic region encodes these proteins:
- the LOC124975506 gene encoding LOW QUALITY PROTEIN: neuropeptide Y receptor type 4-2-like (The sequence of the model RefSeq protein was modified relative to this genomic sequence to represent the inferred CDS: inserted 1 base in 1 codon), producing the protein MNTSRFLALVFPGSSPGXNTSKFDGVLYNFSDHCQDSVNPMAFIITFYSIETIVGVLGNLCLICVTMKQKEKNNVTNLLIANLAFSDFLMCLICQPLTVIYTIMDYWIFGKALCKMSAFIQCMSVTVSILSLVLVALERHQLIINPMGWKPSISQAYLGILVIWLIACLLSLPFLTNSILENIFHKNHSKALDFLVDKVVCTESWPLDDHRIIYTTFLLLFQYCMPLGFILICYVRIYQRLQRQGRVFHKGTYSWQAGQMKRVNWMLMAMVAAFALFWLPFHVFNTLEDWHHEVIPVCHSNLIFLVCHLFAMASTCVNPFIYGFLNTNFKKEVKALVLSCQQSAPLEESEHLPLSTVHTEVSKGSLRLSGKSNPI; encoded by the exons ATGAATACCTCTCGCTTCCTGGCCTTGGTCTTCCCAGGATCCTCACCGG AAAACACAAGCAAATTTGATGGTGTCCTATACAACTTCTCTGACCACTGCCAGGATTCTGTGAACCCGATGGCTTTCATCATCACCTTCTACAGCATTGAGACCATCGTGGGGGTCCTAGGAAACCTCTGCCTAATATGTGTGACCAtgaagcaaaaagagaagaaCAATGTTACCAACCTTCTAATTGCCAATCTGGCCTTCTCTGACTTCCTCATGTGCCTCATTTGCCAGCCACTCACTGTCATCTACACCATCATGGACTACTGGATCTTTGGAAAGGCCCTTTGCAAGATGTCAGCTTTCATCCAGTGTATGTCCGTGACAGTCTCCATCCTCTCGCTTGTTCTTGTGGCACTAGAGAGGCATCAGCTCATTATCAACCCAATGGGCTGGAAACCCAGCATCTCCCAGGCCTACTTGGGAATTTTGGTTATCTGGCTCATTGCCTGCTTGCTTTCCCTGCCTTTCCTTACTAACAGCATCCTGGAGAACATCTTCCACAAGAACCACTCCAAGGCTCTGGATTTTCTGGTGGACAAGGTGGTCTGTACTGAATCCTGGCCCCTGGATGACCATCGAATTATCTATACCACCTTCTTGCTACTTTTTCAGTACTGCATGCCCCTGGGCTTTATTCTGATCTGCTATGTGCGCATCTACCAGCGCCTGCAGAGGCAGGGACGTGTATTCCACAAGGGCACCTACAGCTGGCAAGCAGGGCAGATGAAGAGAGTCAACTGGATGCTCATGGCAATGGTGGCTGCCTTTGCATTATTCTGGTTGCCCTTCCATGTATTCAATACCCTGGAGGACTGGCATCATGAAGTCATCCCTGTATGTCACAGCAACCTTATCTTCTTGGTGTGCCACCTGTTCGCTATGGCCTCTACCTGTGTCAACCCTTTCATTTATGGTTTTCTCAATACCAACTTCAAGAAGGAGGTCAAGGCCCTAGTGCTGTCCTGCCAACAGAGTGCCCCCTTAGAGGAGTCTGAGCATCTGCCCCTGTCGACAGTACATACAGAAGTCTCCAAAGGGTCTCTAAGGCTGAGTGGCAAGTCCAACCCCATTTAA